From Micromonospora rhizosphaerae, the proteins below share one genomic window:
- a CDS encoding type II secretion system F family protein translates to MTGVNVLCGLAVGFGVWLVATGIRRTERPDRSGTSARLRNLVTGRNGYRLAAAVAVGALVAGFTRWPVAALLAAMFTYAAPSMLGGGRAEAASLAKLDAIASWTEALRGSLRSYAGIEQAIRDTADLAKPSIYAQATGLAAALDAGMRLPMAMTGFKRDVDNHAADLVATALRKASGSHTGNLAAQLGWLAHAVRERAAAVQRVETARTEAKASARLVIIIVVIVGVGLYLFNRPLLEPFESPTGQVVLLIVGAIWTLAAVWLQRLTRMPEAVRVLWDDPEARTP, encoded by the coding sequence ATGACCGGCGTCAACGTCCTGTGTGGGCTCGCGGTGGGCTTCGGCGTGTGGCTGGTGGCCACCGGGATCCGCCGTACCGAACGCCCGGACCGGTCCGGCACCTCGGCGCGGCTGCGGAATCTCGTCACCGGCCGCAACGGCTACCGGCTGGCCGCGGCGGTCGCGGTCGGCGCGCTGGTCGCGGGGTTCACCCGCTGGCCGGTGGCCGCGCTGCTGGCGGCCATGTTCACCTACGCAGCTCCGTCGATGCTCGGCGGCGGCCGGGCCGAGGCGGCCTCACTGGCGAAGCTCGACGCGATCGCGTCGTGGACGGAGGCACTGCGCGGCAGCCTGCGCTCATACGCCGGAATCGAGCAGGCGATCCGGGACACCGCCGACCTGGCCAAGCCCTCGATCTACGCCCAGGCGACCGGTCTGGCTGCCGCGCTCGACGCGGGCATGCGGCTGCCGATGGCGATGACCGGGTTCAAACGCGACGTCGACAATCACGCCGCCGACCTGGTCGCGACGGCGCTGCGGAAGGCGTCCGGCAGCCACACCGGAAACCTCGCGGCCCAACTCGGTTGGCTAGCCCACGCCGTCCGCGAACGGGCCGCCGCGGTGCAGCGGGTCGAGACCGCCCGGACTGAGGCCAAGGCCAGTGCCCGCCTGGTGATCATAATCGTGGTCATCGTCGGTGTCGGCCTGTACCTGTTCAACCGGCCGCTGCTGGAACCGTTCGAGAGCCCCACCGGCCAGGTCGTCCTGCTCATCGTCGGCGCGATCTGGACGCTCGCGGCCGTGTGGCTGCAACGGCTGACCCGCATGCCGGAGGCCGTCCGGGTCCTGTGGGACGATCCGGAGGCGAGGACGCCATGA
- a CDS encoding TadE family protein has translation MLLALMIGVQAVTWGLAALGARYTANHAAQQTRVHGGTVAAGEADANAILASAVGNALNDPSVDIDRSATEVTVTVHGRATSIIPGFRPPVTVTVHAPVERLN, from the coding sequence ATGCTGCTGGCGCTGATGATCGGCGTCCAGGCGGTCACATGGGGCCTGGCGGCCCTCGGCGCCCGCTACACCGCCAACCACGCCGCGCAGCAGACCCGCGTGCACGGTGGCACCGTCGCCGCCGGCGAGGCCGACGCTAACGCCATCCTGGCCTCAGCGGTCGGCAATGCTCTCAACGACCCCAGCGTCGATATCGATCGCAGCGCGACCGAGGTCACCGTCACCGTGCACGGCAGAGCCACCTCGATCATTCCCGGATTCCGTCCCCCGGTCACCGTCACCGTCCACGCGCCCGTCGAGAGGCTCAACTAG
- a CDS encoding type II secretion system F family protein has protein sequence MSDALTVMVTAGGLVGAGVAVFASGLNPPRPALVDALDRLSRPPVAPLGRRRRLDVALAAPLRHLGLPRDRTLRDLAILDRDSAEYLAQQIVIAVAGMLVLGALPVLWGLGGQLPLWLALLGAAIAVRLAHSRLHAAAEVRRAEMRETLSTLLDLVGGGLSGGAGVEQALDETMDELSGWAATRIRRELAAAAQTRGRQRIHAWTALRDLGAQIGVDELAELATAMEQAAAGAPVAETMSVVAQTMRARTTADMERRAHANSAQMAIPIMLFGLGYLIFLLYAAMGAISASLTR, from the coding sequence ATGAGCGACGCGCTGACCGTCATGGTCACCGCCGGTGGTTTGGTCGGCGCGGGCGTGGCCGTGTTCGCATCTGGGCTCAACCCGCCCCGCCCGGCGCTCGTGGATGCCCTGGACCGGCTGTCCCGGCCGCCGGTTGCCCCGCTCGGTCGACGCCGCCGGCTCGACGTCGCGCTCGCCGCGCCGCTGCGCCACCTCGGACTGCCCCGCGACCGCACACTGCGCGATCTCGCGATCCTCGACCGCGATTCCGCCGAATACCTGGCCCAGCAGATAGTCATCGCCGTCGCCGGCATGCTGGTCCTCGGCGCGCTGCCGGTGTTGTGGGGACTCGGCGGGCAACTGCCGCTGTGGCTGGCGTTGCTGGGTGCCGCGATCGCGGTGCGGCTGGCCCACAGCCGGCTGCACGCGGCGGCCGAGGTCCGCCGCGCCGAGATGCGCGAGACCCTGTCGACGCTGCTGGACCTCGTCGGCGGTGGCCTCTCGGGCGGGGCCGGCGTCGAGCAGGCCCTCGACGAAACCATGGACGAGCTGTCCGGCTGGGCCGCCACCCGGATCCGCCGCGAACTGGCCGCCGCGGCGCAGACGCGCGGCCGGCAGCGCATCCATGCCTGGACCGCGTTGCGGGACCTGGGCGCGCAGATCGGCGTCGACGAGCTCGCCGAGCTCGCCACCGCGATGGAACAGGCCGCGGCCGGGGCACCGGTCGCCGAGACCATGTCCGTCGTCGCCCAGACGATGCGGGCGCGGACGACCGCCGACATGGAACGCCGGGCACACGCTAACAGCGCCCAAATGGCCATCCCGATCATGCTGTTCGGCCTCGGCTACCTGATCTTTTTGTTGTACGCGGCGATGGGCGCGATCAGCGCCAGCCTGACCCGGTAA